GCACCACGAAAGGTTTATCCACACTAAAAGTGGAAAGGACAGCGACCTATCTTCCGGCCCATACGGTGGATGGCTCAAACGGAACCCGCTGGCGCGCCGAAACCAACGACATCAAACCCTGGATACAATATGATCTCGGAAAAGTAAAGCGTATTGGAACAATTGAAATGTTCTTTGTTTTTCCGGCTTATGGCCATGCATGGTATCTGGAAAAATCTAACGATGGTAAAATATGGACCAGGTGCGCCACACAGGAAACTGTTGCCGTTCGTTCCCCGCATCTTGCAAAGAATATCGGTAAAGCCAGGTTTATCCGCATCTGTGTTACTGAAGGAGAACCAGGTATCTGGGAAATAAAACACAAACCTTAAAACGCGCTGTTTCATTGCGAGGAGGAAACAATGCGTGAACTTTAAAATATGTCCATCAACAAAGGAGAAATATTTCTCGCTACGGCGCTACGGCGCAACGGGAGTCGGCTTTTGAGGTGGAACCAAAATACTTCAGGATGAAACTATTAGTCAGTATTCTTTTTCTTTCTGCCATAACCGCGCAGGCATCGGTAGATACGTTAAAGCCACCGGCACCGGCTTTGCCCGGTGTGTTCGCCGATCCGCATATCGCGGCTTTCGGGAAAAAGTTTTATCTATACCCTACTACAGATGGTACCACCGGCTGGATGAGTGATCATTTTACCGCCTGGTCTTCTGCTGATCTCATCCACTGGAAACCCGAGGGTACGATTCTCGACCTGAAAAAAGACATCACCTGGGCCGACGAGCGTGCATGGGCGCCAGCCATCGCTTATAAGAATAAAAGATACTATTACTATTTTTCGGCCGATGTAAATATCGGTGTGGCTGTTTCCGATAAGCCTGCCGGTCCGTTCAAAGATCCGATCGGGAAACCCCTCGTTCCAAAAGGAAAACTTCGGGGCCAGATGATCGACCCGATGGTGTTCGTAGACGATGACGGGAGCGCATATCTCTATTGGGGACAGGGCAACTGCAATATGGTGAAGCTGAACGATGATATGGTTTCCTACGACAGTACCACGCTTACCAGTTTCAGGCCGCAGGGGTACAATGAAGGATCGTTCGTATTCAAGCGCAACGGCACCTATTACCTGATGTGGTCGGAATATGATACCCGTGATCCCCGGTATTCCGTGGCGTATGCTACTTCGAAATCGCCGTTGGGACCTTATATAAAAGCTGAAAAGAATCCGGTATTGAAGGGGCGCGACCTTGTGAAAGGCGCGGGACACCATTCCGTGGTGCAGGTGCCTGGAAAAGATGAATGGTACATCGCCTACCACCGGTTTAAGATTCCCGATGGGAATGGTTATAACCGTGAAACCTGTATTTCCCCTATGCGCTTTGATGCGGAAGGGAATATTCTGCCCGTGGATGTGTATGAATCAGTACCCGAAAAAAAGAGAAAATAACCCCTTAAGTGTGGAGGATCAAAGGTAAATTGCGGGTTGTGTAATCGTTTACGTAGCGGATGGTGCTACGGGGCGTTTGAACTAATCC
The Parasegetibacter sp. NRK P23 DNA segment above includes these coding regions:
- a CDS encoding family 43 glycosylhydrolase, with product MKLLVSILFLSAITAQASVDTLKPPAPALPGVFADPHIAAFGKKFYLYPTTDGTTGWMSDHFTAWSSADLIHWKPEGTILDLKKDITWADERAWAPAIAYKNKRYYYYFSADVNIGVAVSDKPAGPFKDPIGKPLVPKGKLRGQMIDPMVFVDDDGSAYLYWGQGNCNMVKLNDDMVSYDSTTLTSFRPQGYNEGSFVFKRNGTYYLMWSEYDTRDPRYSVAYATSKSPLGPYIKAEKNPVLKGRDLVKGAGHHSVVQVPGKDEWYIAYHRFKIPDGNGYNRETCISPMRFDAEGNILPVDVYESVPEKKRK